Proteins from one Salarias fasciatus chromosome 14, fSalaFa1.1, whole genome shotgun sequence genomic window:
- the LOC115400797 gene encoding transcription cofactor HES-6-like: MTASSMAHNVEKHHSAKEERKLRKPLIERKRRERINNCLDQLKETVIGAFRLDQSKLEKADILEMTVKHLQNIQNNKLNDPTLNLEAQQRYSTGYIQCMHEVHNMLLTCDWMDKTLGSRLLNHLLKSLPRSKEERPVSHPPTPRREAQGTPQRGHPLQLQREAPTRHAPERQERPTIHSSHLGMLEMWRPW; this comes from the exons atgACTGCTTCATCCATGGCTCACAACGTGGAGAAACACCACAGTGccaaggaggagagaaag CTGAGGAAGCCGCTGATCGAGAGGAAAAGACGAGAGAGGATAAACAATTGTTTGGATCAGCTGAAAGAAACGGTGATCGGAGCGTTCAGACTGGAC CAATCCAAGCTGGAGAAGGCAGATATCCTGGAGATGACGGTGAAACATCTGCAGAACATCCAAAACAATAAACTCAACG ACCCAACATTGAACCTGGAGGCCCAGCAGAGATACAGCACAGGGTACATCCAGTGCATGCACGAGGTGCACAACATGCTCCTCACCTGTGACTGGATGGACAAAACCCTGGGCTCCAGACTCCTCAACCACCTCCTCAAGTCCCTGCCCCGGTCCAAGGAGGAGCGGCCCGTCTCCCACCCCCCGACACCCCGCCGTGAAGCCCAGGGAACCCCCCAGAGAGGAcaccctctgcagctccagagagAGGCGCCCACCCGCCATGCCCCCGAGCGTCAGGAAAGGCCCACGATCCACAGCTCCCACCTGGGGATGCTGGAGATGTGGAGGCCGTGGTGA